Part of the Nostoc sp. ATCC 53789 genome, CCGGTTCTCGGAAAAAAACCTCTACTTTTAATACACCAATTTATAGCTTAAAAGACAACGCTAATAACGATAAATTTTATACAAAATACACCAAGCAGGATGTTTTGTCAGGTATTTATGAACCAGGTGGTAAAGAATTTGGAAAAGTTACCAGTCTCGCTTATCTAACCAGAGATGGTTTAGAAGAAGCAATTATGGAAGGAACAATACTGATTAATTTTACAGATGGTTATAAGGCATTTTTTAATGTAGACAGAAATAATGGAATGTCTTATATTCGCGGATTGAAGGCGACAGCACAAAAACGTTATTGGTATTTTAGAGAAGTTGATGCTATTAAAGGCTATGGATATAAAATAGATGCAAAAATTTCTATCAAACCCGGAGTCACTTTTGCTGGAGATGTTTTGAATATTGGTTTAGGTAAAGTGGTTGTAATTGAGCATACTCAAGGTGGTCGCAAACATCTGCGAATGGGAGTAATTGCCGATACAGGTGGAGCCTTTTTACCCAATCTTTATCAGCTAGATTTTTTGGCAGGTATATTTAATAATAAAAAAGAATTTGGTCAGAAAATCAGCCAATTGCCTGATTATGCTACAGCATATTTTTTAGTCAAAAAGTAAGGGAATTTAGAAAAATAGATTATCCAGTAGCGATCGCCCTAGATCACAAAGACGCGATAAATCGCCGTCTTTACGATAATCATTCCTTTGTAGAGACGGCGATTTATCGCGTCTCTTGCCTTAACCAAACCGTATTGATACCGCTACTATAATTAATTTAAAGGCTAAAATCACGAATTACGAATTATTTAAATTGGCTAATTCAAATAGGATAAATATGTATTTGCCCAAATCGCCGCTTGAGTGCGATCGCGCAGATTTAACGTGTTTAAAATATTTGTCACATGATTTTTTACCGTCCCCTCAGAAATGTAGAGTTCTTGAGCAATTTCTCGGTTACTAGCACCTGTAGCAATTAACCGCAAAACCTCTTTTTCTCTAGGCGTAAGTTCAGTTAAAGTAGATGGTACAGGTGTTGAATGGATTGGTGTACCATTAGAAAACTGAGTTAACAGCTTTTTAACTATACCTGGGCCTAATTGGGTATATCCTTTATAAACAGCACGAATCGCAACAGCTAATTCTTCTGAGGGCGTATCTTTTAATAAATAACCCATTGCCCCATTTTGTAATGCTGCTGATACATATTCATCATCATCAAAAGTCGTCAGTACTAAAATTTTAGTTTTAGGAAAACGTTTTTGAATTTCTTTCGTCGCTGCAACTCCATCCATAATAGGCATTCTGATATCTAGCAATACTACATCAGGTTGAAATTCAGCGACCAAATTAATTGCCTGTTCACCATTTTCTGCTTCTCCCACGATCTCTAAATCTGGTTCTAATTCTAATAATGCTCTTAATCCTTGACGAATTAAACCTTGATCATCTACTAACAATACTTTAATCATCATCTCAACCTCATTAAGGGAATATTAACTGTAATTTTGCAACCGGAACCAGGAGTGCTATTAATATTAAAGTCACCTCCTAATGCTAAAGTGCGATCGCGCATACTATGAAGTCCAAAACCAGTAGTATTTTGCCCTAAATCAAAACCTCTACCGTTATCCTGAATTATCAATCGCAAATTTCCTCTGATCGTAGCGAGTTCCAGTTTAACCTCGGTCGCATAAGCATATTTAGTTATATTGGTCAAAGATTCTTGAGTAATTCGGTAAATAGCAGTGTTGATTTCAGGTGGTAGAGGATATTCGAGGTTGATTTGGCAAATTGGTAAAATGCCATTGGAGCGATGAAAATTTTCTGCAAGGCTAGCAATCGCACGTTCTAAAGATTGCTCTTGTAAAGGATTAGAACGCATAGTAGAAACAGATTGGCGGACATCTTTTAGTGCTTTTGAACCTAATTCCTTTGCTGTTGCTAGAAATGTTTCAGCCTTACCTGGGTTAGATTGCCATAGTTTTAAAGCAGTTTCTAATTGCAGATTTAAAGCAGTGAGAGAATGTCCTAATGAATCATGAATTTCACGAGCAATGCGGTTACGTTCTTCTAAGGTAGCTTGATTTTCAATCCGCATCGCATATTCACGGAGTTTTTCATTAGCGATCGCTAGCTTTTCTCGACTGTGCCGTTCAGATAATACCGCATTCATCATTAACAACACAAAAACCAAACTCAAACCAAATACTAGCGACCAATTCAAGGTAAGAAATCGAAATTTTTCTTGT contains:
- a CDS encoding response regulator transcription factor — protein: MIKVLLVDDQGLIRQGLRALLELEPDLEIVGEAENGEQAINLVAEFQPDVVLLDIRMPIMDGVAATKEIQKRFPKTKILVLTTFDDDEYVSAALQNGAMGYLLKDTPSEELAVAIRAVYKGYTQLGPGIVKKLLTQFSNGTPIHSTPVPSTLTELTPREKEVLRLIATGASNREIAQELYISEGTVKNHVTNILNTLNLRDRTQAAIWANTYLSYLN
- a CDS encoding sensor histidine kinase, with protein sequence MNYPIQIKKHPFPSLLYLEWILLAITALTAVIPPPLRRFRPKLPELTICSLFPDLSICNLLPELSIYSLILFALMGLRLPRSSQTYKVIYTVIEILLILITGLFGERFARLFPFLYIILVTRSCLIFNLPGRLFVTSLSFALFLFTTQLKYQLFNLQASSQAQEKFRFLTLNWSLVFGLSLVFVLLMMNAVLSERHSREKLAIANEKLREYAMRIENQATLEERNRIAREIHDSLGHSLTALNLQLETALKLWQSNPGKAETFLATAKELGSKALKDVRQSVSTMRSNPLQEQSLERAIASLAENFHRSNGILPICQINLEYPLPPEINTAIYRITQESLTNITKYAYATEVKLELATIRGNLRLIIQDNGRGFDLGQNTTGFGLHSMRDRTLALGGDFNINSTPGSGCKITVNIPLMRLR